A window of the Chloroflexaceae bacterium genome harbors these coding sequences:
- a CDS encoding protein phosphatase 2C domain-containing protein, with the protein MRVRYSARTHPGKRREVNQDAYGVRQFGEATLLVVCDGMGGHAAGEVASARAVEAIIAAFDPAAPPAEALRAAFVSANARVYAEGHGAMGTTGVAALLVANQLFVANVGDSRAYLVREEQIRQISRDHSFVSDQIAAGLITPEEARASLIRNIITRALGHSARVEVDVFVHPLQAGDTVVLSTDGLHGLVSDEEIAAIAGLQPPDQAAQQLVERANELGGIDNITVVVAQIDELDGRAARAEPSAAMVVEPPAPPLERPLSRLGLALAALTLLVLLGVGGILWAMPVEPPLPAPAASSTPSTPTP; encoded by the coding sequence ATGAGAGTACGCTACAGCGCCCGCACCCATCCCGGCAAGCGGCGCGAGGTGAATCAGGACGCCTACGGCGTCAGGCAGTTCGGCGAGGCCACGCTGCTGGTGGTATGCGACGGGATGGGCGGTCACGCCGCGGGCGAAGTGGCGAGCGCCCGGGCGGTGGAGGCGATCATTGCGGCCTTCGATCCCGCCGCGCCTCCCGCCGAGGCGCTGCGCGCCGCCTTCGTCAGCGCCAACGCGCGCGTTTACGCCGAGGGGCACGGGGCCATGGGCACCACCGGCGTCGCCGCGTTGCTCGTCGCCAATCAGTTGTTCGTGGCGAACGTCGGCGATAGCCGTGCCTACCTGGTGCGCGAAGAGCAGATCCGCCAGATCTCCCGCGATCATTCCTTTGTCTCCGACCAGATCGCCGCCGGTCTGATCACCCCCGAAGAAGCGCGCGCCTCTCTGATACGCAATATCATCACCCGCGCCCTTGGCCATAGCGCCCGGGTGGAGGTGGACGTGTTTGTCCACCCTCTGCAGGCGGGCGATACGGTGGTGCTCTCAACCGATGGGCTGCACGGCCTGGTCAGCGATGAGGAGATCGCCGCTATTGCCGGCTTGCAGCCGCCGGATCAGGCGGCGCAGCAACTGGTGGAGCGGGCCAATGAACTTGGCGGCATTGACAATATCACCGTGGTAGTCGCCCAGATTGACGAACTGGACGGGCGCGCCGCCCGCGCCGAGCCGTCCGCCGCGATGGTGGTTGAGCCGCCCGCGCCGCCCCTCGAACGCCCACTCTCCCGCCTGGGGCTGGCTCTGGCTGCCCTGACCCTCCTCGTGCTCCTCGGCGTCGGCGGCATACTCTGGGCTATGCCGGTGGAACCGCCGCTGCCCGCGCCAGCCGCCAGTTCCACCCCTTCCACACCCACGCCCTGA
- a CDS encoding STAS domain-containing protein translates to MLPALLALAIIIFQTVLATLIAVRSRDQLASRLFIGFSIVLIAMVSGTLLRDVAGTPTAAYVSLGLSTVMLGCYFALLPLLLSALFVPQWWEGPTLLQRPIFWISLPYVLITAAISVDFIARLGFVIEGVYFADVYRIKYARPVGTALILLAAIGQLVLLVMLGFTFFDRRHRQARPAIVLLALCFVFSLVMGGLTPRIGPVANQIIQIQTFPLVATLGYLALGTRLFSPTRAALDVALGALREAIAVTDASGAIVFANPSARRLGLQVGEPLDRRLGPQVRDVLADQAADNGRLAFGLRTADYYLEVVVVPIRDPRGAYQGALALVRDVTETARYQSLLETERARLAATVADLQRAQEQEKRLVATVRALSFPLIPVLPGVLVMPLVGELNGARTHEFLEALLQGIESRRASTVMLDITGVIQLDAEGARGLLTGIRAAALLGARCVLVGVQPDAAQALIASGITLSEAPTAATLEQAVVGQLARKHF, encoded by the coding sequence ATGCTGCCAGCCTTGCTTGCGCTTGCGATCATCATCTTCCAGACCGTGCTGGCCACGCTGATTGCCGTGCGCTCGCGCGACCAGCTCGCCTCGCGCCTGTTCATTGGTTTTTCGATAGTGTTGATCGCCATGGTCAGCGGCACACTCCTGCGCGATGTGGCCGGCACGCCCACGGCGGCCTACGTGAGCCTGGGGCTGTCCACGGTGATGCTGGGGTGTTACTTCGCTCTGTTGCCGCTGCTGCTCAGCGCGCTGTTTGTTCCGCAGTGGTGGGAAGGCCCCACTTTGCTGCAACGTCCCATCTTCTGGATCAGTCTGCCCTATGTCCTCATCACTGCCGCGATCAGTGTTGATTTCATCGCCAGGCTCGGCTTCGTGATCGAGGGCGTCTACTTTGCGGACGTCTACCGGATCAAGTACGCCCGCCCGGTCGGGACGGCTTTGATCTTGCTCGCAGCAATTGGCCAGCTTGTGCTGCTGGTCATGCTGGGCTTCACCTTCTTTGATCGCCGGCATCGCCAGGCGCGGCCGGCGATCGTTCTGCTGGCCCTGTGTTTCGTCTTCTCGCTGGTGATGGGCGGCCTCACCCCGCGCATCGGTCCTGTCGCCAATCAGATCATCCAGATCCAGACTTTCCCCCTGGTCGCCACGCTGGGCTACCTGGCGCTGGGCACGCGGCTCTTCTCACCCACGCGCGCCGCGCTCGACGTGGCTCTGGGCGCGCTGCGCGAGGCCATCGCGGTTACCGACGCCTCCGGCGCAATCGTCTTCGCCAACCCCAGCGCCCGGCGCCTGGGGCTCCAGGTTGGCGAGCCGCTTGACAGGCGCCTCGGTCCCCAGGTCCGAGACGTGCTCGCGGATCAGGCGGCCGACAACGGGCGCCTCGCCTTTGGACTGCGGACCGCCGACTATTACCTCGAAGTGGTGGTTGTGCCGATCCGCGACCCGCGCGGCGCATACCAGGGCGCCCTGGCGCTCGTTCGGGACGTAACTGAGACGGCGCGCTACCAGAGCCTGCTTGAAACCGAACGCGCCCGCCTCGCCGCGACGGTGGCCGATCTCCAGCGCGCCCAGGAGCAGGAGAAGCGCCTGGTCGCCACGGTGCGCGCCCTTTCCTTTCCGCTCATCCCGGTGCTGCCCGGCGTGCTGGTGATGCCGCTGGTCGGCGAGTTGAACGGCGCGCGGACGCACGAGTTCCTCGAGGCGCTCCTGCAGGGCATCGAAAGCCGCCGCGCCTCGACCGTCATGCTCGACATCACCGGCGTCATCCAGCTCGACGCCGAGGGCGCCCGGGGTCTGCTGACGGGCATCCGCGCCGCCGCCCTGCTGGGCGCGCGCTGCGTGCTGGTGGGCGTGCAACCCGACGCGGCCCAGGCGCTGATCGCCAGCGGCATAACCCTGAGCGAGGCGCCGACCGCCGCTACCCTCGAGCAGGCCGTGGTCGGGCAACTCGCGCGAAAGCATTTCTGA
- the mutL gene encoding DNA mismatch repair endonuclease MutL: MPIRVLDATVAAQIAAGEVVERPASVVKELVENALDAGARRISVEARGGGLREIKVLDDGCGIPAAEVELAFERHATSKLGSAEDLWRITTLGFRGEALPSIASVAQVICVTRAAGEEPGVELRIAGGELQARQPRGCSVGTSITVRNLFYNTPVRREYLRSEAVELSAISAVVQQYALAYPEVRFSLLLEGRLALQTSGDGDLRGVVIELYGLDVARQLLPVEADAGEDEQAVRVTGLVSPPGLTRGSRGYLHLFVNRRALQPRGALAAVVEEAYHTLLMKGRHPLAILDIRVHPLAVDVNVHPAKGEVKFRYAPRVLGVVGRAVREALVGGAEVPAWSGDDGGLQRRFEVRQVGMPAPRDDEGPAWGAGAAAWDRERSRWDAGAPELPGRASGAPPATAPLERAAAPPAALPPLRVVGQVGLSYIVAEAPEGMYLIDQHAAHERITYERLMAQHARGAVESQALLLPRSVPMAPAAAALLLGNAEQLSNWGFALDPWGDGVLVRAAPATLPLEDLPRALHELADRLAGQGGSTPLDWREAVLITLSCHTSVRAGQPLALEEMRQLLRQLEQCASPRTCPHGRPTMILLTPAQIERQFGRRA, from the coding sequence GTGCCGATCCGCGTGCTGGATGCGACGGTAGCGGCGCAGATCGCCGCCGGTGAGGTGGTCGAACGCCCGGCGTCGGTGGTGAAGGAACTGGTCGAGAACGCTCTGGACGCCGGGGCGCGGCGGATCAGCGTTGAGGCGCGGGGGGGCGGCCTGCGCGAGATCAAGGTGCTCGACGATGGCTGCGGCATTCCGGCTGCCGAGGTGGAACTGGCCTTCGAGCGCCACGCCACCAGCAAGCTCGGCAGCGCCGAGGATCTGTGGCGCATCACCACTCTGGGCTTTCGCGGCGAGGCCCTGCCCTCGATTGCCAGCGTCGCCCAGGTGATCTGCGTGACCCGCGCGGCCGGGGAGGAGCCTGGCGTCGAACTGCGCATCGCCGGAGGCGAATTGCAGGCGCGCCAGCCGCGGGGGTGCTCGGTGGGCACCAGCATCACCGTGCGCAACCTGTTCTACAACACCCCCGTGCGGCGCGAGTATCTGCGCTCCGAAGCCGTCGAGTTGAGCGCCATCAGCGCCGTGGTGCAGCAGTACGCCCTGGCCTACCCCGAGGTGCGCTTCAGCCTGCTGCTGGAGGGGCGCCTGGCGCTGCAAACCAGCGGCGACGGCGACCTGCGGGGGGTGGTGATCGAGTTGTACGGGCTGGACGTGGCCCGGCAACTGCTGCCCGTCGAGGCCGACGCCGGCGAGGACGAGCAGGCGGTGCGCGTCACGGGCCTGGTGTCGCCTCCGGGCCTGACTCGCGGTTCGCGCGGCTACCTGCACCTCTTCGTCAACCGGCGCGCCCTGCAACCGCGCGGCGCCCTTGCCGCGGTGGTGGAGGAGGCCTATCACACCCTGCTGATGAAGGGCCGCCATCCCCTGGCCATACTCGACATCCGCGTGCATCCCCTGGCGGTGGATGTCAATGTGCATCCCGCCAAGGGCGAGGTCAAGTTCCGCTACGCCCCGCGCGTCCTGGGCGTCGTTGGCCGCGCCGTGCGCGAGGCCCTGGTCGGCGGGGCCGAGGTTCCCGCCTGGAGCGGCGACGATGGGGGCCTGCAACGCCGCTTCGAGGTGCGCCAGGTCGGCATGCCTGCGCCGCGCGACGATGAAGGTCCGGCGTGGGGCGCGGGCGCCGCGGCCTGGGACCGCGAGCGCAGCCGCTGGGACGCAGGCGCGCCCGAGCTGCCGGGCCGGGCATCCGGCGCGCCGCCTGCCACGGCGCCGCTTGAACGCGCCGCGGCCCCGCCCGCGGCGCTGCCGCCGCTGCGCGTGGTGGGCCAGGTGGGGTTGAGCTACATTGTGGCCGAGGCCCCCGAAGGGATGTATCTGATTGACCAGCACGCCGCCCACGAGCGCATCACCTACGAGCGGCTGATGGCCCAGCACGCCCGGGGCGCGGTGGAGTCGCAGGCGTTGCTGCTGCCCCGCTCCGTGCCCATGGCCCCCGCGGCGGCGGCCCTGCTGCTGGGCAACGCCGAGCAACTGAGCAACTGGGGCTTCGCCCTCGACCCCTGGGGCGACGGGGTGCTGGTGCGCGCCGCCCCGGCCACCCTGCCTCTCGAGGATCTGCCCCGCGCCCTCCACGAACTCGCCGACCGCCTGGCCGGTCAGGGCGGCTCCACCCCCCTCGACTGGCGCGAGGCGGTGCTGATCACGCTCTCCTGTCACACCTCGGTGCGCGCCGGGCAGCCCCTGGCCCTCGAAGAGATGCGCCAGCTCCTACGCCAGCTCGAACAGTGCGCCAGCCCCCGCACCTGCCCCCATGGCCGCCCGACCATGATCCTGCTCACCCCCGCCCAGATCGAGCGCCAGTTCGGGCGCCGGGCGTGA